A single region of the Archangium lipolyticum genome encodes:
- a CDS encoding M3 family metallopeptidase, whose amino-acid sequence MQNPEPSSPTRTEARGSLPPPEGARGLSGTLEAFNAACTADLEKARAQVAALKKLKPATDGRAILEAYDEATAAIGNSFNRSSLAREVHPNAAFRDAARACEQKADALNVEISQDRGVYDALSAVDLSQMDDATRYWMQRTLLDFRRAGVDRDDATRARVKALNEEILKLGQTFNQNIAEDVRKVELDPKELAGLPEDFIKAHAPGANGKVVITSNYPDYFPFMTYARDGKAREKVWRAYHQRAHPKNLDVLSRLIAKRHELATLLGYPTWAAFVTETKMTRTQQVAAEFIDKVAATSERRAKQEYADLLARKKKDEPKATVLEPWDQDYYEDRLKAERLGFDSQALRPYFEYGRVKKGVMDITSRMWGITFVPVKDATVWHAEVETYDVTENGALLGRIYLDMHPRDDKYKHAAQFDVVAGQAGKRHPEGTLVCNFPRPGELMTQDDVETFFHEFGHLLHHIFAGRQQWKGITGISTEWDFVETPSMLLQQWASNPTVLQEFARHHQTGEAIPAAMVEKLRASNEFGKGLWTRRQMFLSAVALEYYSRAPGFDTTAELAKLQEKYSPFRHEYRDGTYFQLSFGHLEGYSAAYYTYVWSLVIAKDLETEFQKNGYLDPATTMKYRKTVLEPGGSKPAADLVKDFLGRPYGFEAYRKYLDEN is encoded by the coding sequence ATGCAGAATCCCGAGCCCTCCTCCCCCACCCGAACCGAAGCCCGTGGGTCCCTGCCTCCTCCCGAGGGGGCCAGGGGCCTCTCTGGCACGCTCGAGGCCTTCAACGCCGCCTGCACCGCCGACCTGGAGAAGGCCCGCGCCCAGGTGGCCGCCCTCAAGAAGCTGAAGCCCGCCACCGACGGCCGCGCCATCCTCGAGGCCTACGACGAGGCCACCGCCGCCATCGGAAACTCCTTCAACCGCTCCAGCCTCGCGCGCGAGGTGCACCCCAACGCCGCCTTCCGCGACGCGGCCCGTGCGTGCGAGCAGAAGGCCGATGCCCTCAACGTGGAGATCTCCCAGGACCGCGGCGTCTATGACGCCCTGTCCGCCGTGGACCTCTCCCAGATGGACGACGCCACCCGCTACTGGATGCAGCGCACCCTGCTCGACTTCCGCCGCGCGGGCGTGGACCGGGACGACGCCACCCGCGCCCGGGTGAAGGCCCTCAACGAGGAGATCCTCAAGCTGGGCCAGACCTTCAACCAGAACATCGCCGAGGACGTGCGCAAGGTGGAGCTGGACCCGAAGGAGCTCGCGGGCCTGCCCGAGGACTTCATCAAGGCCCACGCGCCGGGGGCGAATGGGAAGGTGGTCATCACCTCCAACTACCCCGACTACTTCCCGTTCATGACGTACGCCCGTGACGGCAAGGCGCGCGAGAAGGTGTGGCGTGCCTACCACCAGCGCGCGCACCCGAAGAACCTGGACGTGCTCTCCCGGCTCATCGCGAAGCGGCACGAGCTGGCCACGCTGCTGGGCTATCCCACCTGGGCCGCGTTCGTCACCGAGACGAAGATGACGCGCACGCAGCAGGTGGCGGCGGAGTTCATCGACAAGGTGGCCGCCACCTCCGAGCGGCGCGCGAAGCAGGAGTACGCGGACCTGCTCGCCCGCAAGAAGAAGGACGAGCCCAAGGCCACCGTGCTGGAGCCGTGGGACCAGGACTACTACGAGGACAGGCTCAAGGCGGAGCGGCTCGGCTTCGACTCGCAGGCGCTGCGTCCCTACTTCGAGTACGGCCGGGTGAAGAAGGGGGTGATGGACATCACCTCGCGCATGTGGGGCATCACCTTCGTGCCGGTGAAGGACGCCACGGTGTGGCACGCGGAGGTGGAGACATACGACGTCACGGAGAACGGGGCACTGCTGGGCCGCATCTACCTGGACATGCACCCGCGTGATGACAAGTACAAGCACGCGGCGCAGTTCGACGTCGTGGCGGGCCAGGCCGGCAAGCGCCATCCGGAGGGCACGCTGGTGTGCAACTTCCCGCGTCCGGGCGAGCTGATGACGCAGGACGACGTGGAGACGTTCTTCCACGAGTTCGGCCACCTGCTGCACCACATCTTCGCGGGCCGGCAGCAGTGGAAGGGCATCACCGGCATCTCCACGGAGTGGGACTTCGTGGAGACGCCCTCGATGCTGCTGCAGCAGTGGGCGTCCAACCCCACGGTGCTCCAGGAGTTCGCCCGCCACCACCAGACGGGCGAGGCGATTCCCGCGGCGATGGTGGAGAAGCTGCGCGCCTCGAACGAGTTCGGCAAGGGCCTGTGGACGCGGCGGCAGATGTTCCTGTCGGCGGTGGCACTGGAGTACTACTCGCGCGCGCCGGGCTTCGACACCACGGCGGAGCTGGCGAAGCTGCAGGAGAAGTACAGCCCGTTCCGCCACGAGTACCGGGATGGCACATACTTCCAACTGTCCTTCGGACACCTGGAGGGCTACTCGGCGGCGTACTACACGTACGTGTGGTCGCTCGTCATCGCCAAGGATCTGGAGACCGAGTTCCAGAAGAACGGCTACCTGGACCCGGCCACGACGATGAAGTACCGCAAGACGGTGCTCGAGCCCGGTGGCTCCAAGCCCGCCGCGGACCTGGTGAAGGACTTCCTGGGCCGTCCCTACGGCTTCGAGGCCTACCGCAAGTACCTCGACGAGAACTAG
- a CDS encoding phosphoribosylanthranilate isomerase, with protein sequence MQATLTPRIKICCISSVEEAWTAIRAGASALGLVSSMPSGPGVISEALIAEIAAAVPPPIATFLLTCGQDVEHIIAQQRRCRTNTVQICDRLTSGSYADLRGAMPGVSLVQVIHVTGEESLEEALSVAPHVDALLLDSGNQSLAVKELGGTGRVHDWNVSRRIREQVRVPIFLAGGLRPENVGEAIRQVGPFGLDLCSSVRTEGKLDEEKLTRFFARIRSVTDER encoded by the coding sequence GTGCAAGCCACCCTCACCCCTCGAATCAAGATCTGCTGTATCTCCAGCGTGGAGGAGGCGTGGACCGCCATTCGCGCTGGAGCCTCGGCGCTCGGTCTCGTGTCCTCGATGCCCAGCGGTCCCGGCGTCATCTCCGAGGCGCTCATCGCGGAGATCGCCGCCGCCGTGCCGCCACCCATCGCCACCTTCCTGCTCACGTGCGGGCAGGACGTGGAGCACATCATCGCGCAGCAGCGCCGCTGCCGGACCAACACCGTGCAGATCTGCGACCGGCTCACCTCCGGGAGCTACGCGGATCTGCGCGGAGCCATGCCCGGCGTGTCGCTCGTGCAGGTCATCCACGTCACCGGCGAGGAGTCCCTGGAGGAGGCGCTCTCCGTGGCACCGCACGTGGATGCACTGCTGCTCGACTCGGGCAACCAATCCCTGGCGGTGAAGGAGTTGGGCGGAACCGGGCGCGTCCACGATTGGAACGTCAGCCGGCGCATCCGCGAGCAGGTGCGTGTGCCCATATTCCTGGCTGGCGGTCTGCGCCCGGAGAACGTGGGCGAGGCCATCCGCCAGGTGGGACCGTTCGGGCTGGACCTGTGCAGCAGCGTGCGGACCGAGGGCAAGCTGGACGAGGAGAAGCTGACGCGGTTCTTCGCGCGAATTCGCTCGGTCACCGACGAGCGTTGA
- a CDS encoding CDP-alcohol phosphatidyltransferase family protein, with translation MRRRTSLTLLNALSLSRLPLAAVFVVMEEPLVRVGLVMAAALTDFLDGWIARHKHLESYWGALIDPLADRGFVMVALLAFVLEGSLSPVEFGILVVRDVATGLAFVVARIVPRFRPVKFQARMLGKVVTTLQLGALLAVLVAPVLVRPLVIAVGLTALAAVVDYTAAVWRARARPGPGGPHIPTPTGRGAV, from the coding sequence ATGCGCCGCCGCACGAGCCTCACGCTCCTCAACGCGCTGTCGCTTTCCCGCCTGCCACTCGCCGCCGTCTTCGTCGTGATGGAGGAGCCGCTGGTCCGGGTCGGGCTGGTGATGGCCGCGGCGCTGACGGATTTCCTGGATGGGTGGATCGCCCGTCACAAGCACCTGGAGTCGTACTGGGGAGCGCTCATCGACCCGCTCGCCGACCGGGGCTTCGTGATGGTGGCGCTGCTGGCCTTCGTGCTGGAGGGCAGCCTGTCGCCGGTGGAGTTCGGCATCCTGGTGGTGCGCGACGTGGCGACGGGGCTGGCGTTCGTGGTGGCGCGCATCGTGCCCCGATTCCGGCCGGTGAAGTTCCAGGCGCGGATGCTGGGCAAGGTGGTGACGACGCTGCAACTCGGAGCGTTGCTGGCGGTGCTGGTGGCTCCGGTGCTGGTGCGCCCGCTGGTCATCGCGGTGGGGCTGACGGCGCTCGCCGCCGTGGTGGACTACACGGCGGCGGTGTGGCGGGCGAGGGCACGTCCCGGTCCGGGTGGACCCCACATCCCCACGCCCACGGGAAGGGGCGCGGTGTGA
- a CDS encoding 2,3-bisphosphoglycerate-dependent phosphoglycerate mutase, which produces MPILALVRHGQSLWNHENRFTGFVDVPLTEQGRAEARQAAKSLGGLKFDVAYTSALTRAQETLAIILESLGQRIPVIRDAALNERHYGDLQGLNKEDAAKRWGDHQVKLWRRSFDVPPPNGESLEMTAKRVLPFYDRAISGDLRQGKNVLVVAHGNSNRSLVMKLDKLTGEQVVGLELATGVPLVYELSNECEVISKRNTTP; this is translated from the coding sequence ATGCCCATCCTCGCTCTCGTCCGACACGGTCAGTCCCTCTGGAATCATGAGAATCGCTTCACCGGCTTCGTGGACGTGCCCCTGACGGAACAGGGCCGCGCCGAGGCCCGGCAGGCCGCCAAGTCCCTCGGTGGCCTCAAGTTCGACGTCGCCTATACCTCCGCCCTCACGCGCGCCCAGGAGACGTTGGCCATCATCCTCGAGTCGCTCGGCCAGCGCATCCCCGTCATCCGCGATGCCGCCCTCAACGAGCGCCACTATGGCGACCTCCAGGGCCTCAACAAGGAGGACGCCGCCAAGCGCTGGGGCGACCACCAGGTGAAGCTGTGGCGCCGCTCCTTCGACGTGCCGCCCCCCAATGGCGAGTCGCTCGAGATGACCGCCAAGCGCGTGCTGCCCTTCTACGACCGCGCCATCAGCGGCGACCTGCGCCAGGGCAAGAACGTGCTCGTGGTGGCCCACGGCAACTCCAACCGCTCCCTGGTGATGAAGCTCGACAAGCTCACCGGCGAGCAGGTGGTGGGCCTGGAGCTGGCCACCGGCGTGCCGCTCGTCTACGAGCTGTCCAACGAGTGCGAGGTCATCAGCAAGCGCAACACCACGCCGTAA